In the genome of Croceimicrobium hydrocarbonivorans, one region contains:
- a CDS encoding fibronectin type III domain-containing protein: protein MKKFVFRFFSCFLISSVAFGQVCPMPQNLISLAHSNQHAILDWQSSSSHWQLRYGQGNSQVNGPVLVSSKPYTLAGLSPAQNYWVQVRDSCGLDSLGPWSDTLFIRTRCSALSSPWIEDFEGLEWSINSNANNLLHVDSCYRFSADSMAQYWTIQTQSAIANSGPSQDHSNNGQQFLYQVRNFGISQHDSVYFESPTINLSGLNNPELSYWHHFYGDAIEDFRIWISANAGLTYQLLDALKGPQQNSSASPWQERRSSLTAYSGQNIILRFVAKSTQPGFAVGMALDDIKIAEQAACPSPLVPAILLSRSPQSLVLDLPSNPNSNWQIEYGPVGFSPGSGTTQNTSQNPYTLSNLSAGTEYEIYIRQICPGNLISNPSPALKARTACNALMAPYSQDFDGSSFSTAAIGSLHGNLDPCWLSSPDHTFFWTVGPPVSQPVNTGPLGDHSSGSDQYLFSETESFSALATESSLSSPAVDLSALSQPQLRFYYHLFGADISGLNIMVIDNGMVSLIDSLNGAQQMSRAEAWKEKIIDLSAYANQVVQIVFKAKKSNNGYANHIAIDDFNIEETPTCPKPTNLQASALGTQVQLSWTSSASHWIIEYGPKGFSPGNGFTFIPSSNPFTVNGLSPNTEYDFYLQDSCGVNLLSSQEFFGTVKTDCNVQASPFFENFDGSSFNGGSSIHQAGTIDPCWRRNETQSFYWKARGTGAVSTQTGPSADHTSGSGKSMQTVISNFVNAAQEIDFSSPPIELNSLQSPQLRFFHHLFGADIESLKVLVMNKDSASVVLQLNGAQVSSNTAPWMEELIDLSAWQGDTIVLIFRGRRKNTFFYRGSIAIDDVEIRETPSCPAPSNLMVLQQNGSSVLLDWTSGGASNWQIEYGAPGFSPGTGTLVNVSSKPFLLGNLNPKTNYDLFVRDSCGSSSLSLWSGLVSVFSGCLVMAAPFFEDFNGTNFQRAIAAADQGNFDTCWSADDHPNFFWKINQGQVFTFNTGPNAGNGGAGKYLYSTKNGFGSTPLSTSFYTPRIDLSTLNLPELRFYSHAYGADIDKLVIEVNDGQGWQLLSNFSGSPQSSGAAAWQENLISLQAYANDTIQLRFVSHRKNTLGSLTALAIDDLEIRETPTCAFPTALQQDSATSTSIYLSWQSGGANQWQIRYRPAGSSQAFQILNVSSNPYELTGLNPSSSYEIEVRDSCGAGDVSFWSNLIIGTTDCGVRNLPYRENFDGGQWISGTGQANAGSVLDPCWTTPTSAGPHFGPRAGITFSNTTGPSTDVSGSGNYLYTEATNGTGTGEITGPQIFIAQNQGAVWLKWAYHMYGLDIGDLEIEVQINGGPFQNLYSLNGMQQTASTDPWLEDSVSLSAYINDTVRLRFKGTNSGYRGDIAIDDIRIEGNQALCVNPDSLEVLSFGTDSIQVQWNSYNGINSRIKITALDPAGSSTQWYYGVQSPYTLKNLQEGVLYRIEVSDSCGSSAQSYADTLEIRTQCLPLQARAQSHKLGLDLYAHNRSMGSDSVAWYVGNQWIGSSDSVHHQFSSPGNYTLKLVAINSCGEKDSLFQLLMICDSMSPAYSWTYNLDSLFLEANTGSGAQAVLWYLNSQYSGSGWQHQSLLDTSGMLPISVHFVDACGDTLKLNDTLHYCPPVWAAWTDSIVNLQGQGGGMRVYFNAKASRNAQSYQWSFGDGNSGSGQQVTHTYPSYSLNYNVRLIVSNTCGEMDTTQRKLGAIGLPEYAIPRISAYPNPFRDEVFIDWEGNSELEIEIVDSQGRVLGQTRKNPRNRAESWTLDHLAPGIYYLRVRQGSQWVSLRLLHH from the coding sequence ATGAAAAAGTTTGTTTTTCGGTTCTTTTCCTGTTTTCTAATCAGTTCTGTGGCCTTCGGGCAGGTATGTCCGATGCCACAGAATCTGATATCCCTGGCCCATTCCAATCAACATGCGATTCTGGATTGGCAAAGTAGCAGCAGCCATTGGCAATTGCGCTATGGTCAAGGAAATAGCCAAGTAAACGGTCCTGTATTAGTTAGTTCCAAGCCCTATACCCTTGCAGGACTTAGCCCGGCCCAAAACTATTGGGTGCAAGTACGCGACTCCTGTGGTTTGGATTCCTTAGGTCCCTGGAGTGATACTCTCTTTATCAGAACTCGCTGCTCTGCCCTTAGCAGCCCCTGGATAGAAGATTTTGAAGGCCTGGAATGGTCGATTAACAGCAATGCTAATAACCTGCTTCATGTGGATAGCTGCTATCGTTTTAGCGCCGACAGCATGGCGCAATATTGGACCATTCAAACGCAAAGTGCGATTGCCAATTCCGGCCCCAGCCAAGATCACAGCAATAATGGTCAGCAGTTTCTGTATCAGGTTCGCAACTTCGGGATTAGCCAGCATGACTCCGTCTATTTCGAAAGCCCCACCATTAATTTAAGTGGACTCAACAATCCAGAGCTAAGCTATTGGCATCATTTCTATGGGGATGCTATTGAAGACTTCCGCATTTGGATTAGTGCAAATGCAGGCCTGACTTATCAGCTGTTGGATGCCCTCAAAGGACCTCAGCAAAATAGCAGCGCCAGCCCTTGGCAAGAACGCCGAAGCTCCTTAACCGCTTATTCTGGCCAGAACATCATTTTACGATTTGTCGCTAAATCGACACAGCCGGGATTTGCGGTAGGCATGGCTCTCGACGACATTAAAATTGCCGAACAGGCTGCTTGTCCTTCACCTCTAGTACCCGCCATCCTGCTTAGTCGCAGCCCTCAAAGCTTGGTGCTCGACCTGCCCTCCAATCCCAATTCTAATTGGCAAATTGAATATGGCCCGGTAGGCTTTAGTCCTGGATCTGGCACCACACAGAATACTAGTCAAAACCCTTATACCCTTAGCAATCTTAGTGCAGGCACAGAATACGAGATTTACATTCGGCAAATCTGCCCTGGCAACCTCATCTCCAATCCCAGCCCGGCACTCAAAGCTCGTACGGCCTGCAATGCACTTATGGCGCCCTACAGTCAAGATTTTGATGGAAGCAGTTTTAGTACTGCGGCCATAGGAAGTCTCCATGGCAACCTCGATCCTTGTTGGCTCTCCTCACCCGACCACACTTTCTTTTGGACGGTTGGGCCGCCAGTTTCTCAACCCGTAAATACTGGTCCCTTGGGCGATCACAGTTCAGGATCGGACCAATACCTCTTTTCAGAAACCGAAAGTTTCTCAGCCTTAGCTACGGAAAGTAGTTTATCCAGTCCAGCAGTTGACCTCAGCGCTTTAAGTCAGCCACAACTACGCTTTTACTACCATCTCTTTGGAGCCGACATTAGCGGATTAAACATCATGGTTATAGATAATGGAATGGTGAGCCTCATCGACAGCTTAAATGGCGCACAACAAATGAGCAGAGCAGAGGCCTGGAAAGAAAAGATTATTGACCTCAGCGCTTATGCCAATCAGGTAGTTCAAATTGTATTTAAGGCTAAGAAATCCAATAATGGCTATGCCAACCACATCGCCATTGATGATTTCAATATTGAAGAAACGCCTACCTGCCCTAAGCCCACTAATCTCCAGGCCAGCGCTCTAGGCACTCAGGTGCAATTAAGTTGGACATCCTCAGCTTCGCATTGGATAATCGAATACGGCCCTAAGGGTTTTAGTCCTGGCAATGGATTCACCTTTATACCAAGCTCCAATCCCTTTACGGTTAATGGCCTATCTCCAAATACCGAATACGACTTCTATTTACAGGATAGTTGTGGTGTCAATTTGCTCAGCAGCCAGGAGTTCTTTGGCACGGTAAAAACCGATTGTAATGTGCAAGCCTCCCCCTTTTTCGAAAATTTCGACGGTAGCAGCTTTAATGGTGGAAGTTCCATCCATCAGGCAGGCACGATCGATCCTTGTTGGCGAAGGAATGAAACCCAAAGTTTTTATTGGAAGGCTCGTGGGACTGGTGCCGTAAGTACCCAAACCGGTCCCTCAGCCGACCATACCAGTGGTAGCGGAAAATCTATGCAAACGGTCATTTCCAATTTTGTGAATGCTGCTCAAGAAATTGATTTTAGCAGTCCTCCCATTGAGCTCAATTCTTTACAGAGTCCACAATTGCGCTTCTTCCATCATCTTTTTGGTGCCGATATCGAAAGCCTTAAAGTACTGGTCATGAATAAAGATTCGGCTTCAGTGGTCCTGCAATTGAACGGTGCTCAGGTAAGCAGTAATACCGCTCCCTGGATGGAAGAACTCATTGACCTATCTGCCTGGCAAGGCGATACGATTGTCCTCATTTTCCGAGGTCGCCGTAAAAACACCTTTTTCTACCGCGGTAGCATTGCTATTGATGATGTTGAAATTCGGGAAACACCAAGCTGCCCAGCACCCTCCAATCTTATGGTATTGCAGCAAAATGGCAGCTCTGTATTATTGGATTGGACGAGCGGCGGAGCCAGCAATTGGCAAATTGAATATGGAGCACCAGGTTTTAGTCCGGGTACAGGTACGCTTGTAAATGTTAGCTCCAAACCTTTCCTGCTGGGCAATTTAAACCCCAAAACGAATTACGATCTATTTGTTCGCGATAGTTGCGGCAGTAGCAGTTTAAGCTTGTGGAGCGGCCTGGTTAGTGTATTTTCTGGTTGTTTAGTAATGGCCGCTCCCTTTTTCGAAGACTTCAATGGAACAAATTTCCAAAGGGCGATTGCAGCTGCAGATCAGGGAAACTTCGATACTTGCTGGTCGGCTGATGATCATCCCAATTTCTTTTGGAAAATCAATCAAGGCCAGGTATTCACATTTAATACCGGACCCAATGCGGGAAATGGTGGTGCAGGCAAATATCTCTACAGCACTAAAAACGGCTTTGGATCTACACCCTTAAGCACTTCTTTCTACACGCCTCGAATAGACCTCAGCACGCTTAACCTTCCAGAATTGAGGTTCTACAGTCATGCCTACGGTGCGGATATCGACAAGCTAGTAATAGAAGTAAATGATGGTCAAGGTTGGCAATTGCTCAGCAACTTTAGTGGGTCGCCCCAATCATCAGGCGCAGCAGCTTGGCAGGAAAATCTGATCAGCTTACAAGCTTATGCCAATGATACGATTCAATTGCGATTTGTATCCCATCGTAAAAACACCCTGGGTTCTTTAACAGCCTTGGCCATAGATGATCTTGAAATACGGGAAACACCCACCTGTGCTTTCCCTACAGCTTTGCAACAGGATAGCGCCACTAGCACCAGCATCTACCTCAGTTGGCAAAGTGGAGGCGCCAATCAATGGCAAATTAGATATCGCCCTGCGGGCAGCAGTCAAGCTTTTCAAATCCTGAATGTAAGCAGCAATCCTTATGAACTCACAGGACTCAATCCTTCGAGCTCCTATGAAATTGAAGTTCGCGATAGCTGTGGAGCAGGCGATGTGAGCTTTTGGTCTAACCTGATCATTGGCACAACTGATTGCGGGGTCCGAAACCTACCCTACCGTGAAAATTTTGACGGGGGACAATGGATAAGTGGCACCGGGCAGGCTAATGCGGGATCTGTACTGGATCCCTGCTGGACTACCCCCACCAGTGCCGGGCCACATTTCGGACCGCGAGCCGGAATTACCTTTAGTAATACTACCGGCCCATCCACTGATGTATCGGGCAGTGGAAATTACCTCTATACGGAGGCTACAAATGGAACGGGAACAGGAGAAATTACCGGACCGCAAATTTTCATTGCTCAGAATCAAGGCGCCGTTTGGTTAAAGTGGGCCTACCATATGTACGGTCTGGATATTGGTGACTTGGAAATTGAAGTGCAGATCAATGGTGGGCCCTTCCAAAACTTGTACAGCCTAAATGGTATGCAACAAACTGCCAGCACCGACCCCTGGCTAGAAGATTCTGTATCCTTAAGTGCCTATATAAACGATACCGTCCGACTTCGCTTTAAGGGAACGAATTCGGGCTATCGCGGGGACATTGCCATTGATGATATTCGAATTGAAGGTAATCAAGCACTTTGTGTAAATCCAGATAGCTTAGAGGTGTTGAGTTTCGGTACCGATAGTATTCAGGTTCAATGGAACTCTTATAATGGAATTAATAGTCGGATAAAAATCACCGCCTTAGACCCTGCTGGAAGCAGCACACAATGGTATTATGGAGTGCAAAGTCCTTATACCCTTAAGAACCTTCAAGAAGGTGTACTCTACCGCATTGAAGTTTCGGATAGCTGTGGGAGTAGTGCTCAAAGCTATGCCGATACCCTGGAGATTAGAACCCAATGCCTCCCCTTACAAGCTCGGGCACAGTCGCATAAATTGGGCTTGGACCTCTATGCTCATAATCGCAGCATGGGTAGCGATTCGGTAGCCTGGTATGTCGGAAATCAATGGATTGGCAGCAGCGATAGTGTACACCATCAATTTAGCTCTCCTGGGAATTACACTTTAAAATTAGTCGCTATAAACTCTTGTGGTGAAAAGGATAGCCTTTTCCAATTACTAATGATTTGTGATAGCATGTCACCCGCCTATAGCTGGACTTATAATTTGGATAGTCTTTTCTTAGAAGCTAATACTGGCAGCGGTGCCCAAGCGGTTCTTTGGTATTTGAATTCGCAATATTCTGGCTCTGGCTGGCAACATCAAAGCTTGCTCGATACCAGTGGTATGCTTCCCATTAGCGTTCATTTTGTGGATGCTTGTGGTGACACCCTCAAATTAAATGACACCCTGCATTATTGCCCGCCGGTATGGGCTGCCTGGACCGATAGTATCGTCAATTTACAAGGCCAGGGTGGAGGCATGCGGGTGTACTTCAATGCCAAGGCTTCTCGAAATGCCCAAAGCTATCAATGGTCCTTTGGGGATGGTAATAGTGGCAGCGGACAACAAGTGACGCACACTTATCCCAGCTATAGCCTTAACTACAATGTTCGCCTAATTGTAAGCAATACTTGCGGCGAAATGGACACTACACAAAGGAAGCTTGGAGCTATTGGATTACCAGAATATGCAATTCCCCGCATCTCTGCCTACCCCAATCCATTTAGGGATGAGGTTTTTATCGATTGGGAAGGAAATAGCGAACTCGAAATCGAGATTGTAGATTCCCAAGGCAGGGTACTGGGCCAGACCCGTAAAAATCCGCGTAACAGAGCAGAGTCGTGGACCCTCGATCATCTGGCCCCTGGTATCTATTATCTCCGTGTGAGACAAGGCTCCCAATGGGTGTCCTTGAGACTGCTCCACCATTAG
- a CDS encoding T9SS type A sorting domain-containing protein: MKKHFLIALILVSFGHLKSQHVGTFTPNPNRVISDAMIFISDHEILASDYDNGRVSLINIKTGQSRYLVTGLGKANGLYLSPITGHLYIANPVADKIYVVDTSDQTLVQTINMQSPSDIIASPNHDTLYISSWQDNRISQIEVASGTDFTWQWGAPLNAPVGLCYDPQTNDYYVGNFNDRKIYRMNDLGIYYVATVPAPNTTGNAFLGFIKFANNKIYASSLNAHQIYEIDPAYTDSVKLLAGQAGISGNQDGSPAIASFSQPNGVLPNAAGDTIWISEYGSGNLRYYTTSSGLGTLKLKAGSEGLSIYPQPATDHIQLEINEGFEDLQKQEFQLINSSGQVLKSGLKFQAYQNQALDLSGLSPGTYFIQYDYQGESLSQQILIH; the protein is encoded by the coding sequence ATGAAAAAACACTTCTTAATCGCCTTGATTTTGGTCAGTTTTGGCCACTTGAAATCCCAGCATGTAGGAACCTTTACCCCTAATCCCAATCGGGTAATTAGTGATGCCATGATCTTCATCTCGGATCATGAAATCTTGGCTTCGGATTACGACAATGGTCGGGTTTCATTGATCAATATCAAAACCGGACAAAGTCGCTATTTGGTTACGGGCTTAGGCAAGGCCAATGGTTTGTACCTCTCCCCCATTACCGGGCATTTATACATTGCGAATCCAGTAGCGGATAAGATTTATGTGGTTGATACTTCGGATCAAACCTTAGTGCAAACCATCAATATGCAAAGCCCTTCAGATATTATTGCCAGCCCCAATCACGATACCTTATACATCAGCAGCTGGCAGGACAATCGGATCAGTCAGATTGAGGTAGCCAGCGGCACTGATTTTACCTGGCAATGGGGAGCCCCTTTAAATGCGCCGGTTGGTCTTTGCTATGATCCTCAAACCAACGACTATTATGTAGGCAATTTTAATGATCGGAAGATTTACCGCATGAACGATTTAGGTATTTACTATGTGGCCACCGTTCCTGCCCCCAATACCACTGGCAATGCCTTTTTAGGCTTTATCAAATTTGCGAATAATAAGATCTACGCCAGCTCCCTCAATGCTCATCAAATCTATGAGATTGACCCTGCCTATACCGATAGCGTTAAGCTCCTCGCCGGTCAAGCCGGGATAAGCGGAAATCAAGATGGTAGTCCGGCTATTGCCAGCTTTAGTCAGCCCAATGGCGTGCTACCCAATGCTGCTGGCGATACCATTTGGATTAGTGAATACGGTAGCGGAAATCTGCGCTATTATACCACTAGCAGTGGCTTGGGCACATTAAAGCTCAAGGCAGGATCTGAGGGCCTAAGCATCTATCCACAACCCGCTACAGATCATATTCAACTTGAGATCAATGAAGGATTTGAAGATCTGCAAAAGCAAGAATTTCAATTAATCAACAGCAGCGGGCAGGTATTGAAATCCGGACTAAAATTCCAGGCCTATCAAAACCAAGCTTTAGACTTATCAGGCCTTAGCCCCGGAACCTATTTTATTCAATATGATTATCAGGGTGAAAGCCTAAGTCAGCAAATCCTGATTCACTAG
- a CDS encoding alpha/beta fold hydrolase: protein MIEAAVKHIRLSDHRNLAYAEYGDPNGKPLIYFHGGQESRLSAAFLDTVAREMGLRIIAPDRPGIGYSDPQANRNFADYALDMEELCNQLHLDSVYLLALSGGAPHLLACALRFPGRIKGASIVAGASPLNYKGSKKGMWFPLRMIHWAASLKNSRFIESIIRNDLKTLREKPEARLKQMQRHLPPADRELLLKHPHYGRDFLAASLEAYRQGIEGVVQEWQLYVGDWGFEPSQVSILISLWYGKQDRMAPQQRGFYYHSALRYSRLFLKEEGHFSLIRHYQAEILAELCE from the coding sequence ATGATTGAGGCAGCGGTGAAACATATTCGATTATCGGATCATAGAAATCTGGCTTATGCCGAATATGGTGATCCTAATGGTAAGCCCCTGATCTATTTTCATGGCGGTCAAGAAAGTCGCTTGTCGGCAGCCTTTTTAGATACGGTGGCACGTGAAATGGGCCTACGCATCATCGCTCCGGATCGGCCAGGCATCGGTTATTCTGATCCTCAAGCCAATCGAAATTTTGCCGACTATGCCCTCGATATGGAAGAGCTTTGCAATCAACTGCATTTAGATTCGGTATATCTCTTAGCCTTGTCGGGCGGGGCTCCCCATCTCCTGGCCTGCGCCCTCCGTTTTCCAGGGCGTATTAAAGGCGCCAGCATAGTAGCGGGGGCCAGTCCTCTCAATTATAAAGGCAGTAAAAAAGGAATGTGGTTTCCCTTGCGGATGATCCATTGGGCGGCATCCTTAAAGAATAGCCGTTTTATTGAATCCATTATTCGCAATGATCTTAAAACCTTGCGCGAAAAACCGGAAGCTCGTTTGAAACAAATGCAGCGCCATTTGCCCCCTGCAGATCGAGAGCTCTTATTGAAGCATCCCCATTATGGTCGTGATTTTCTGGCGGCCTCCTTAGAAGCTTATCGTCAAGGTATAGAGGGCGTGGTGCAGGAGTGGCAGCTCTATGTAGGTGATTGGGGTTTTGAGCCTTCTCAAGTGAGCATCCTCATTAGTCTCTGGTATGGAAAACAAGACCGAATGGCACCACAGCAGCGCGGTTTTTATTACCATTCGGCCTTGCGTTATTCGAGGCTCTTCTTAAAAGAGGAAGGACATTTTTCCCTCATTCGGCACTACCAAGCCGAAATCCTCGCGGAACTATGTGAGTAG
- a CDS encoding O-acetyl-ADP-ribose deacetylase, whose protein sequence is MEIRLIQGDITQLKVDAIVNAANTSLLGGGGVDGAIHRAGGTQILEACQHIRNRQGKCAVGEAVITTAGLLPAQYVIHAVGPVWNKGDLREEELLASAYRNSLKLAATKGLRSIAFPNISTGIYRFPKDKAAQIALQTVRDFPSEASSIEELIFVCFDEENYRIYQSLLGFVH, encoded by the coding sequence ATGGAAATAAGATTAATTCAAGGAGACATCACGCAGTTAAAGGTGGATGCCATTGTTAATGCGGCCAATACTTCGCTTTTAGGGGGTGGTGGTGTAGATGGAGCAATACATCGGGCCGGTGGAACGCAGATTTTGGAGGCCTGCCAGCATATCCGTAACCGTCAGGGTAAATGTGCGGTTGGGGAGGCGGTGATTACCACTGCCGGGCTTTTGCCGGCTCAATATGTGATCCATGCAGTTGGACCGGTGTGGAATAAAGGAGACCTTCGTGAAGAGGAGCTTTTAGCATCGGCTTATCGCAATAGCTTAAAGCTGGCTGCAACAAAGGGACTGCGAAGCATCGCCTTTCCAAATATTAGTACGGGGATTTATCGCTTTCCAAAAGATAAAGCCGCCCAAATTGCCCTGCAAACGGTTCGGGACTTTCCAAGTGAGGCATCTTCAATTGAAGAATTGATCTTTGTGTGCTTTGATGAAGAAAACTATAGGATTTACCAGTCTTTATTGGGCTTTGTGCATTAG